DNA sequence from the Thermodesulforhabdus norvegica genome:
CCAAGACTGGCTATCTCATCCTCCATCTGTATAAAAGTACCACCAAGAGCAGGAAGCCTGACGGCCATCGCCTCACTTATCTCAGTAGCCGGCGTTATAGGATACCCCGCAAAAAACCTGCACCCGGCAGCAAGAGCACCCTCCACTATGGCCTCATTACCCTGCAACAAAACAGGTCGTCCCATCTCTCCGGTCACTACCTCATCACTCCCCTTCGGCATAACGTTTCACAACCTTCTACACCGCTTCCAGCTGATTCTCTTTTCTGGGCCGCACGCTTATGGCAAAATCCGGACAGTGCGTCTCACACCACCCACAGCCCGTACACTTCTCAGACGCCACAACCTGAGGATTCCCCTCCTCATCCATCTCTATGCACTGCACAGGACAAAAGGCAGCACAAATACCACAGGACTTGCACCAGGCACGAAAAATATCAATCTCATACTGCCTGCGACCCTTCTTAACCCCCTGCCCCACCGTCTGATCATCCCTTCGCTTCTCTCCCATATCACACCATCCGTAATGCGATCTCTCCTTCCAACCGATTACCAAACCGGGTAGCAAAATTTAACAGATTCTGAGAAAAGGGGAAATCTGAAATTAAAGGGTCTAAACATTTTTCAGCGCTCTAAAACAATTAATTCTGACCATTCCGGCGAAAAGGTGGGATCGGTACAATCGACCGTATCAAAAAAGGTGGTAATTTACTTTCCTTCCGAATATAATTTTCGTTACAAATGTCAAGTGCACTTCATGAATCGGTGAAACGGCTTGACCATGAATCCCGAAAATATAAAACCTTCACTGATAAGAGTCAGCAAGGTAATCATCTCCGAACTGAGGGACGAAGGTGAATATGTCCAGGTCTCGATAGATGATATTCCCTTGAAGACACCGCTGAACTTCGCCCTCTATTTTCCCTTCTCCCGGAGTCAGAAAGTCGAATTCTGGAAGATTGTCGATCGGGGCGGGGAATTCACCCCACAGTGGAAAAAGTTCTTTCAGGAAAATAAGATACAGACGATATTTGTTCACAACAAGGAGTTTGAGTCATTTATTGAGCAGTCTGTTAGAAAGCTTTCTTCCATCGTCGACAACCCTTACATTACCCAGGAGAAAAAAAACGTAACGCTCTACCGTAATGCAGAATATGTAATAAAATACCTTTACCAAAATCCTCGATCAGGGCGGAACGTGCAGACGGGGCTGGATATCGTGCGACATTATGTAAGGTTCGCCCTGATGTCTCATGTGTCTCCCTCGCTAATTATTAAGGCCTTCGCAAAGGACTACACACTTTTTGCGCACTCCGTTCAGGTCGCTTTCTTCTCAATAGCCTTTGGGCGCTTTATGGGAATTAAAGAAGCGAATCTCTTGTCTCTGGGAGCCGGTGCTCTTTTCCACGATATTGGGAAAATAGAGATCCCCGATCAAATTCTTTTAAAACCGGAACCTCTGGCCCCCGAAGAATTTGAAATAGTCAGGAAACATCCGTTAAGCGGCTACAGGTTGATGCTTCCCCACCGAAATATAATACCCGGTGGGGGTCTTATTATGATCTATCAGCACCACGAGAATGCCGACGGTACCGGATATCCTGAAGGACTAAAACTCCGTGATATACATCCCGGGGCTCAGATCCTCAGGATTATCGATTCCTACGACGCTATGACAATGAACCGTTCTTACAACCACGCTTTGAAACCCTTCGATGCCCTTAAAATCATGTGCACCGAAATGAAAACTGCTTTTAACACGAAATTACTTGAATCCTTTATAGCTTTTCTGGGATATTGAAAAGAGGCAGAGCTTTAGAGGAATCTTGAATTAAACTCAGCCCGGAGGAGTGGGTTATGGAGCT
Encoded proteins:
- a CDS encoding 4Fe-4S dicluster domain-containing protein; its protein translation is MGEKRRDDQTVGQGVKKGRRQYEIDIFRAWCKSCGICAAFCPVQCIEMDEEGNPQVVASEKCTGCGWCETHCPDFAISVRPRKENQLEAV
- a CDS encoding HD-GYP domain-containing protein codes for the protein MNPENIKPSLIRVSKVIISELRDEGEYVQVSIDDIPLKTPLNFALYFPFSRSQKVEFWKIVDRGGEFTPQWKKFFQENKIQTIFVHNKEFESFIEQSVRKLSSIVDNPYITQEKKNVTLYRNAEYVIKYLYQNPRSGRNVQTGLDIVRHYVRFALMSHVSPSLIIKAFAKDYTLFAHSVQVAFFSIAFGRFMGIKEANLLSLGAGALFHDIGKIEIPDQILLKPEPLAPEEFEIVRKHPLSGYRLMLPHRNIIPGGGLIMIYQHHENADGTGYPEGLKLRDIHPGAQILRIIDSYDAMTMNRSYNHALKPFDALKIMCTEMKTAFNTKLLESFIAFLGY